In one window of Fictibacillus phosphorivorans DNA:
- a CDS encoding YfhD family protein, whose amino-acid sequence MEKRNRKSSLHNNAKASQAKGLDVEYSSELADQNDLEAQARAQAADRRQKKGRR is encoded by the coding sequence GTGGAAAAACGTAACCGAAAGTCCTCATTGCACAACAATGCTAAAGCTTCTCAAGCCAAAGGACTTGATGTCGAGTACTCAAGTGAATTGGCAGATCAAAACGATCTTGAAGCACAAGCACGTGCACAAGCCGCTGACCGACGCCAGAAAAAAGGTCGTCGCTAA
- a CDS encoding GNAT family N-acetyltransferase, translating into MLKKRDLSDSHVLYNLMVHPDVFPFVRQKAASFEEFLFLTKQTIEEEDQGNIISRTILDEWHNPIGTINLFDVQDGYGFLGTWIGQPYFGKGYNSLAKEAFFSELFYEKDIHTIFMRIRKVNIRSQKAAEKIPYVTLANETRKDVYDQLNQGQDIYNLYQIEKDNYLMHMLRTQTQPLEIVEEQLKEA; encoded by the coding sequence TTGTTGAAAAAGCGTGATTTATCAGACAGTCATGTTCTTTACAATTTAATGGTGCACCCAGACGTCTTCCCTTTTGTGCGTCAAAAAGCGGCTTCATTTGAAGAATTTCTATTTCTAACGAAGCAAACGATCGAGGAAGAAGACCAAGGAAACATTATTTCCAGAACGATCTTGGATGAGTGGCATAATCCAATCGGCACCATTAATTTATTCGATGTCCAAGACGGCTATGGCTTTCTTGGCACCTGGATTGGTCAGCCTTACTTCGGAAAAGGATATAATTCTTTAGCAAAAGAAGCTTTCTTTTCTGAATTGTTTTATGAGAAAGATATCCACACCATTTTTATGCGTATTCGCAAAGTAAATATTCGTTCACAAAAAGCTGCTGAAAAAATTCCTTATGTGACGTTAGCTAACGAAACAAGAAAAGATGTTTATGATCAGCTTAATCAAGGGCAAGATATCTATAACCTTTATCAGATTGAGAAAGATAACTATCTTATGCACATGCTTCGTACACAAACACAGCCACTGGAAATTGTGGAAGAACAGCTAAAGGAAGCTTAA